From Weissella confusa, a single genomic window includes:
- a CDS encoding alpha-hydroxy-acid oxidizing protein yields MAYQGSTKEEALNIIDLPRLRAAVQRDTEAGAFGYVDGGSSDEQVLHDNETAFRHYQLIPRMLQNISAPDLSTTLLDIPLSMPVIAAPIAAHGLMNENGERVTVKGVGAAGTIFSLSTYGNSRIADVAASSPETPKFFQLYMSRDDEFNQYLLDEAVKNGYKAIILTADATLGGYREADIINNFAFPLPMENLAAFSNAAGSGEGLGIAEIYARAKQDLALSDITKVKQMANGLPVFVKGIQDPDDALAAIAAGADGIWVSNHGGRELNGAPASIDTLAAVAKAVNHRVPIVFDSGIRRGEDVAKAIALGADVVALGRPMLWGLNQGGAAGVQSVYEHLAEELKIVMQLTGSHTVAELQRAKIIDAKF; encoded by the coding sequence ATGGCTTATCAAGGTAGTACGAAAGAAGAAGCTTTGAACATCATCGATTTGCCACGCTTGCGAGCAGCAGTACAACGTGACACTGAGGCGGGTGCTTTCGGCTATGTCGACGGCGGATCATCCGACGAACAAGTCTTGCACGACAATGAAACGGCATTCCGCCACTATCAACTCATCCCGCGCATGCTACAGAACATTAGCGCACCTGATCTATCAACGACATTATTGGACATTCCACTATCAATGCCTGTGATTGCGGCGCCAATCGCTGCACACGGCTTGATGAATGAAAACGGGGAACGCGTAACGGTCAAGGGCGTTGGTGCGGCTGGTACAATTTTCAGCTTGTCAACGTATGGCAACTCACGCATTGCTGATGTTGCTGCGTCATCACCTGAAACACCTAAGTTTTTCCAACTCTATATGTCTCGTGATGACGAATTTAACCAATATTTGTTGGATGAAGCGGTTAAGAATGGCTATAAGGCCATTATCTTGACGGCCGATGCCACATTGGGTGGTTATCGTGAAGCGGACATCATAAATAACTTCGCCTTTCCATTGCCAATGGAAAATCTAGCTGCGTTCTCAAATGCGGCTGGTTCAGGTGAAGGACTGGGAATTGCTGAGATTTATGCACGCGCTAAGCAGGATTTGGCCTTGTCTGACATAACTAAGGTTAAGCAGATGGCGAATGGTCTGCCTGTGTTTGTGAAGGGTATTCAAGATCCTGATGATGCGTTAGCTGCCATTGCTGCTGGCGCTGATGGTATTTGGGTATCAAACCACGGCGGTCGTGAGTTGAACGGTGCACCAGCTTCTATTGATACGTTGGCTGCTGTTGCTAAGGCTGTTAACCATCGAGTTCCAATCGTCTTTGATTCTGGCATTCGTCGTGGGGAGGACGTTGCCAAGGCGATTGCGCTTGGTGCTGATGTCGTGGCGCTCGGTCGTCCAATGCTTTGGGGATTGAACCAAGGCGGGGCGGCTGGTGTCCAATCG
- a CDS encoding MFS transporter has protein sequence MTTGKPVTSIFNAGFISITAINFIVYLVYYLLMVIIAVVVHTNLHANLAQAGLASGIYVIGTLIARLIIGQQLDIIGRKQSLRFGALIYLVSTLAYLIIPNIGVMFVVRLVNGFAYGMTSTATNAIVTDYIPEDKKGLGINFYGLSTSLAAAIGPFVGMILLNLTNFRFIVMVSSVLILLTTIATLLLPIHNLSLTPERKAALRHMTFDNLIERKALFIAGIGFLMGFSYSSVLSFLSSYAKTIHLVSISSFFFVVYALVITFTRPMAGRIFDTRGEDYVMYPAYVSLAVGLVLLGVTHSGFMLLLSGAFIGLGYGTFMSNGQAVALKLAPNALRVGVSLSTYFIGLDLGIGVGPFVLGDVEKMLNFRELYLLAAVIPVIAGLLYYKFYHHEKDAAPKIDGAPQH, from the coding sequence ATGACAACGGGAAAACCGGTTACCAGCATTTTTAACGCTGGCTTTATTAGTATTACAGCCATCAATTTTATTGTGTATCTTGTTTACTATCTATTGATGGTCATTATTGCAGTCGTGGTCCACACGAATTTGCATGCCAACTTAGCACAAGCTGGTTTGGCGTCAGGTATTTATGTTATTGGGACGTTGATTGCCCGACTTATTATTGGGCAACAGCTCGACATCATTGGTCGCAAACAATCATTGCGTTTTGGTGCTTTGATCTACTTGGTCTCAACATTGGCTTACTTAATTATTCCTAATATCGGGGTGATGTTTGTTGTGCGTTTGGTAAATGGATTTGCCTATGGTATGACGTCAACTGCCACAAATGCGATTGTGACGGATTACATCCCCGAAGATAAGAAGGGGTTGGGCATTAATTTCTATGGATTGAGTACGTCATTGGCCGCTGCGATTGGTCCGTTTGTGGGGATGATTTTATTGAACCTCACGAATTTCCGTTTCATTGTCATGGTGTCATCAGTCCTAATCTTGTTGACGACAATTGCCACGTTGCTCTTGCCAATTCATAATTTGTCGTTGACGCCAGAACGTAAGGCAGCCTTACGCCACATGACCTTTGATAATTTGATTGAGCGTAAGGCCTTGTTCATTGCCGGCATTGGTTTCTTGATGGGCTTCTCATATTCATCAGTGTTGTCATTCTTGTCTTCATACGCCAAGACGATTCACTTGGTAAGTATCAGTTCATTCTTCTTCGTCGTGTACGCCCTGGTCATTACGTTTACGCGACCAATGGCAGGTCGAATTTTTGATACACGCGGCGAGGATTACGTCATGTATCCAGCATATGTATCGCTAGCAGTTGGACTAGTGTTACTTGGTGTGACGCATTCCGGCTTTATGTTGTTGCTGTCGGGTGCCTTCATCGGTTTGGGTTATGGTACCTTTATGTCTAACGGGCAAGCTGTTGCATTGAAGTTGGCACCGAATGCACTTCGCGTCGGGGTGTCATTGTCAACGTACTTTATCGGGCTTGATTTGGGAATCGGGGTTGGTCCGTTTGTGTTGGGGGATGTGGAGAAGATGTTGAACTTCCGTGAGCTGTATTTGTTGGCAGCTGTGATTCCGGTGATTGCCGGTTTGTTGTATTACAAGTTCTATCACCACGAGAAAGATGCTGCGCCAAAGATTGATGGTGCACCACAACATTAA
- a CDS encoding helix-turn-helix domain-containing protein codes for MDWLLQKKERDKLTLKNYLMMQPLPMVPIKQVINDLGWSKYLVMNYGQALADDLAQLDQHELVSFDGTRQHFIVRPGHIMLFDELRLQYLNRAPKYHLLMALLFGTFETVADFAVQHDFSTPYVRELLQDLQQDLQPYHIQINEAFVLTGNEKEIRYFFFRILFDYYTRQSNPLPATAIEWAQTTWADLKSTSPNPISPAISLIVEFQLGIWYVRMTHQHIITPADSAPVLDEAADLPATTRLFLNRMRQHLTSSLGLSDTAAGYEARFALSALYAFGFARKEHFETYMPIETRLLFSVISDIIARELPAFFGNAYLMTHKLIDAIQHDLYTTNLRLVYFHSALRPEPNVDEAISQFPVYAQLTQHLMQAIATETNISHDTLQNTLFEDYFNTFITRLPQEEVLPIITVDLEFVDNAALGRRLAQLMTNMPGLNIILSFDTPDSADLVISNTHLSGSERRHLYLKASPTLAEIEEIRQVLHQITVQKFERFTGQTIPVHFS; via the coding sequence GTGGATTGGCTACTACAGAAAAAAGAACGCGATAAGTTAACGCTCAAAAACTACCTGATGATGCAACCATTACCAATGGTGCCCATCAAGCAAGTCATTAACGACCTTGGTTGGTCAAAGTATCTCGTGATGAATTACGGTCAAGCTTTGGCCGACGATTTGGCGCAACTAGATCAACACGAATTGGTGTCGTTTGATGGTACGCGCCAACATTTTATCGTGCGACCGGGTCACATTATGCTGTTCGATGAATTGCGTCTGCAGTATCTGAACCGTGCGCCAAAATATCATTTGCTGATGGCCTTGTTATTTGGCACGTTTGAAACCGTTGCTGACTTTGCGGTACAACACGATTTTTCAACGCCATACGTCCGTGAACTCCTACAAGATCTACAGCAAGATTTACAACCTTACCATATTCAAATTAACGAGGCATTCGTTTTAACCGGTAATGAAAAAGAAATTCGTTACTTTTTCTTCCGCATCTTGTTTGACTACTACACACGCCAAAGTAATCCGCTACCAGCCACTGCCATCGAATGGGCACAGACCACTTGGGCCGACTTAAAATCAACCAGTCCCAATCCAATTTCACCCGCGATTAGTTTAATAGTCGAATTCCAATTAGGTATTTGGTACGTGCGAATGACGCATCAACACATCATTACACCGGCTGATTCGGCCCCAGTCCTTGATGAAGCAGCCGATCTACCAGCTACAACCCGTTTATTCCTCAATCGCATGCGTCAGCACCTAACGTCGTCATTAGGTCTATCAGACACCGCAGCCGGATACGAAGCACGTTTTGCATTGAGTGCCCTCTACGCTTTTGGTTTCGCACGTAAAGAACACTTTGAAACGTACATGCCAATTGAAACACGTCTCTTGTTCAGTGTCATCTCGGATATCATTGCCCGTGAGCTACCGGCTTTCTTCGGCAACGCCTATCTAATGACGCATAAATTAATCGACGCGATTCAGCATGATCTGTACACAACCAATTTGCGTTTGGTCTACTTTCACAGTGCGTTGCGCCCGGAACCGAACGTGGATGAGGCCATTTCACAATTTCCAGTTTATGCGCAATTGACGCAACATCTAATGCAAGCAATTGCTACTGAAACGAACATTTCACATGACACGTTGCAAAACACGTTATTCGAAGACTACTTCAACACGTTCATTACCCGCTTGCCACAAGAAGAAGTCTTGCCCATCATCACGGTTGATTTGGAATTTGTTGATAACGCTGCGCTTGGTCGTCGCTTGGCGCAATTAATGACCAACATGCCTGGTTTGAATATTATTTTGAGCTTTGATACCCCAGATTCGGCTGATTTGGTCATTTCTAACACCCACTTATCCGGCAGTGAACGGCGACACTTGTATCTCAAGGCCAGCCCGACGTTAGCTGAAATTGAAGAAATTCGCCAAGTGCTCCATCAAATCACTGTTCAAAAATTTGAACGCTTTACTGGTCAAACAATTCCAGTTCACTTTAGCTAA
- the dld gene encoding D-lactate dehydrogenase, with translation MNTIEALRAIVGKSHVITSPDKSLRYRKGYRSGRGDALAVVLPGTLMELWEVLKVLHDNDLIIIMQASNTSLTEGSIPAPGYDRQAVVVNGSRIKGMQLINHGEEALAFPGTTLYKLENALKAIGREPHSVIGSSNLGASVIGGINNNSGGALIQRGPAYTEQALYAQIDEHDELRLVNHLGIALGDTPEEIITNLENRNFNVDNVPHSRTRVGHNRDYEARVRDIDSDTPTRYNADPNELYEVSGASGKLAAFAVRLDTFPKEGASKVFYIGTNNPDVLERLRRHILSELTHLPVSGEYMHKDAYEMAKKYGKDSLIVIETLGTNVLPYLFGMKATTERILDHIPTFKPYFPDRVLQHMGQLFPNQLPKRIEDYSKRYDHYLQLKMAGDGIDEARAFLQDFFATEDGDYLELDDKEAERIATHRYVTAGVAIRYEEVFQDDHIEILPLDIALPRNEFKWFEELPKEIEDKIQYKLYYGHFLDHVMHQDYILKPGVDAHELKKDMLALLDKRGVIYPAEHNVGHLYEAAPALVAHYKKNDPTNSFNPGVGKTTMRKYWGNY, from the coding sequence TTGAATACAATAGAAGCATTACGCGCTATCGTCGGAAAGTCGCATGTTATCACCTCACCTGATAAGTCGCTGCGCTATCGCAAAGGTTATCGATCAGGTCGTGGGGATGCCTTGGCAGTTGTGTTGCCGGGTACACTAATGGAACTTTGGGAAGTTTTGAAAGTCTTGCACGACAATGACCTGATTATCATTATGCAAGCATCGAATACCAGTTTAACTGAGGGATCAATCCCCGCACCTGGGTATGATCGCCAGGCTGTCGTCGTGAACGGGTCACGTATTAAGGGGATGCAACTCATTAATCACGGTGAAGAAGCCTTGGCCTTCCCTGGCACAACGCTATACAAGTTGGAAAACGCCTTGAAAGCTATCGGTCGTGAACCACACTCTGTTATCGGTTCATCGAACTTGGGCGCATCGGTTATTGGCGGTATCAACAATAATTCAGGTGGTGCCTTAATTCAACGCGGACCAGCCTACACTGAACAAGCCTTGTATGCACAAATTGATGAGCATGATGAATTGCGTTTGGTGAACCACCTCGGCATTGCCTTGGGTGATACGCCCGAAGAAATCATCACTAACCTCGAAAATCGTAACTTCAACGTCGATAACGTACCCCACAGTCGCACACGTGTTGGTCACAACCGCGACTATGAAGCACGTGTTCGTGACATTGACTCAGATACACCGACACGTTACAACGCCGATCCAAATGAATTGTACGAAGTTTCTGGTGCTTCTGGTAAATTGGCGGCCTTCGCGGTACGTCTGGATACTTTCCCTAAGGAAGGGGCTTCAAAGGTCTTCTACATTGGGACGAATAATCCCGATGTCTTAGAGCGTTTGCGTCGTCATATTCTGTCTGAACTCACCCACCTACCTGTTTCTGGTGAGTACATGCATAAAGACGCCTACGAGATGGCTAAGAAATACGGGAAGGATTCTTTGATTGTCATCGAAACACTTGGCACCAATGTTCTGCCATACCTATTTGGGATGAAGGCAACCACTGAACGTATCTTGGATCATATTCCAACATTCAAGCCATACTTCCCTGACCGTGTTTTGCAGCACATGGGACAACTTTTCCCTAATCAACTGCCAAAGCGTATCGAGGATTACAGCAAGCGTTACGACCACTATTTGCAACTCAAGATGGCAGGCGATGGTATCGACGAGGCCCGCGCCTTCTTGCAAGACTTCTTTGCAACTGAAGACGGTGATTATTTGGAGCTTGATGATAAAGAAGCTGAACGCATTGCCACCCACCGTTATGTGACAGCGGGTGTTGCCATTCGTTATGAAGAAGTCTTCCAAGACGACCATATTGAAATCTTGCCGCTCGACATCGCGTTGCCACGTAATGAATTTAAGTGGTTTGAGGAGTTGCCAAAAGAAATTGAAGATAAAATCCAATACAAGCTCTACTACGGCCACTTCCTAGATCACGTTATGCACCAAGACTACATTTTGAAGCCGGGTGTCGACGCACACGAGTTGAAGAAGGACATGTTGGCCTTGTTGGATAAGCGCGGTGTCATCTACCCTGCTGAACACAATGTTGGCCACTTGTACGAAGCTGCCCCTGCTTTGGTCGCCCACTACAAGAAGAATGATCCAACGAACAGTTTCAACCCTGGTGTTGGTAAAACCACCATGCGTAAGTATTGGGGAAATTATTAA
- a CDS encoding ABC transporter permease, translating to MPNLGRLLRANLKTDLKLIIVWVVINAAMIVSGLAKIVNLYSGDGDIAKLRQMMDAPMMVALFTKIPGGDHVTIALVLGAIMLPLMATLTGLMSVQLAIRGTRKMEESGETDLILATATPKTVPVIAVALELVIVNIINGLGMYVVWLSMPMTGANQAGYLVFVGLMVAFGIFMGGVALIGSQVFADSRSANFFGYGFLAGIYFLRSMIDVKHWHGLTWLSPFNWLESASVFGKNDSWAISVMVIIGILLGLVAVRLSQHRDLGASLLQMTGRGRQHAPASLRGFTTLFMRVEAKVIVGWFIAILVFAAMFGSIFGDVQEVLSGSTQIETIVGVKATTVMTRTLYAHFLEMIAMFMVLFVTLMSLNVMQRYLQDRRNGSLNLIAGQPVGRLRLFTTYTLTAAVAGVIAFAVGILVAWHVGNSSVTGSIPAEQIQRVLIGYLPTLLASFGVGALLLGWVPRLFGVLYAYFGIFFLLTYLRNLLDLPKWFLRLSPYGWSANIPVSTPNTAVMVTMSLIAVACFVLGYIGFKHRDLV from the coding sequence ATGCCTAATTTAGGTCGCTTACTCCGCGCGAATTTAAAGACGGATTTGAAATTAATCATCGTTTGGGTGGTCATTAATGCAGCGATGATTGTGTCGGGACTCGCTAAGATAGTGAATCTTTATAGTGGTGATGGCGATATTGCCAAGTTGCGCCAGATGATGGATGCACCAATGATGGTGGCGCTGTTCACCAAGATTCCAGGTGGTGATCATGTGACGATTGCATTAGTATTGGGCGCGATTATGTTGCCGTTAATGGCTACTTTAACAGGCTTGATGAGCGTGCAGTTAGCCATTCGTGGTACCCGTAAAATGGAAGAATCGGGTGAAACGGATTTGATTCTAGCGACAGCGACGCCAAAAACGGTGCCTGTTATCGCAGTTGCCTTGGAACTTGTCATCGTTAACATCATTAATGGTCTGGGGATGTATGTGGTGTGGCTATCGATGCCAATGACTGGTGCCAACCAAGCAGGATATCTAGTATTCGTTGGGTTGATGGTGGCATTTGGCATCTTTATGGGCGGTGTCGCTTTGATAGGGTCGCAAGTCTTTGCGGACAGTCGCTCAGCGAACTTCTTCGGGTATGGCTTCTTAGCGGGTATCTATTTTCTGCGGTCGATGATTGATGTTAAGCACTGGCATGGTTTAACTTGGCTGTCACCGTTTAACTGGCTTGAATCAGCGAGCGTATTTGGCAAAAACGACAGTTGGGCGATCAGCGTGATGGTGATCATTGGGATTTTGCTGGGCCTTGTGGCAGTTAGATTAAGCCAGCATCGTGATTTAGGCGCCAGTTTACTGCAAATGACCGGTCGCGGTCGGCAACACGCGCCTGCGAGTTTGCGGGGCTTTACGACGTTATTTATGCGAGTGGAGGCGAAGGTCATTGTCGGCTGGTTCATTGCCATTTTGGTGTTTGCGGCCATGTTTGGTAGCATTTTCGGTGATGTTCAAGAAGTATTATCCGGTAGCACCCAAATCGAAACGATTGTTGGCGTTAAAGCGACAACAGTGATGACGCGGACACTTTATGCGCATTTCTTGGAAATGATTGCGATGTTCATGGTGCTGTTTGTGACGTTGATGAGTTTAAACGTGATGCAACGTTATCTGCAAGATCGACGCAATGGGTCATTGAATTTAATTGCTGGGCAGCCAGTTGGTCGGTTACGGTTATTTACAACTTACACGTTAACGGCAGCCGTCGCCGGCGTCATTGCTTTTGCGGTTGGTATCTTGGTCGCTTGGCATGTCGGCAATAGCTCGGTGACGGGTTCTATTCCAGCTGAACAAATTCAACGCGTGTTAATCGGCTATTTACCAACGCTTTTGGCATCGTTTGGCGTCGGTGCCTTGCTGCTTGGTTGGGTGCCACGATTGTTTGGCGTTCTGTATGCCTATTTCGGCATCTTTTTCCTGCTCACGTATTTGCGCAACTTGCTAGATTTACCAAAGTGGTTTTTGCGTCTATCGCCATATGGTTGGTCAGCAAACATCCCCGTGTCGACACCAAATACTGCAGTGATGGTAACGATGAGTCTAATCGCAGTTGCCTGTTTTGTCCTTGGCTACATCGGATTTAAGCACCGTGATTTGGTTTAA
- a CDS encoding ABC transporter ATP-binding protein gives MAKEVLVVKNVHKKFGKFEALKNVSFTVNEGEVFGFLGPNGAGKSTTIRVILGLLRKDSGDIQLLGQDATRDVVKVHRQLAYVPGDVFLWPNLTGGEIIDLLLKMGGHPRTDRVDALIKKFDLNPKKKARTYSKGNRQKVAIIAALSADVPFYIFDEPTSGLDPLQERNFQTEVLALKQAGKTVFLSSHILSEVEKMVDRVAIIRHGEIIETGSLADMQGHAELNVKATVADANGLTMFDKFMAAGGEVSFSVAHDDLSIALAKLTEAGVTDLKVTPPTLEDLFMQYYDAGDM, from the coding sequence ATGGCAAAAGAAGTATTAGTGGTAAAAAACGTACATAAAAAGTTTGGTAAATTTGAGGCGTTGAAAAACGTTTCGTTTACTGTAAATGAAGGGGAAGTGTTTGGCTTTTTAGGTCCGAACGGCGCTGGTAAATCAACGACAATTCGCGTTATTTTGGGATTGTTGAGGAAGGATAGCGGCGACATTCAATTACTTGGTCAAGACGCTACTAGGGATGTGGTGAAAGTACACCGGCAGTTGGCCTATGTACCGGGTGATGTGTTTTTATGGCCGAATTTAACGGGTGGCGAAATCATTGACTTGTTGCTGAAGATGGGCGGGCATCCCCGCACAGACCGCGTAGACGCGCTAATCAAGAAGTTTGACCTGAACCCAAAGAAAAAAGCACGCACGTACTCGAAGGGAAATCGTCAAAAGGTGGCCATTATCGCCGCGTTGTCAGCGGACGTACCGTTCTACATTTTCGATGAACCGACGAGTGGTTTGGATCCGCTGCAAGAACGCAATTTCCAAACAGAAGTATTAGCGCTGAAGCAAGCTGGTAAAACAGTATTCTTGAGTTCGCATATCTTGTCAGAAGTCGAAAAAATGGTTGATCGCGTGGCAATTATTCGTCATGGGGAAATCATTGAAACAGGGTCTTTGGCTGATATGCAAGGTCATGCTGAACTGAACGTGAAAGCAACGGTTGCTGATGCCAATGGACTAACGATGTTTGATAAGTTTATGGCTGCTGGCGGGGAGGTGTCGTTTAGTGTGGCGCACGACGATTTGTCGATTGCGTTGGCGAAATTGACCGAAGCTGGTGTCACAGATTTGAAGGTCACACCACCAACATTGGAAGATTTGTTCATGCAATATTACGATGCGGGGGATATGTAG
- a CDS encoding DUF1048 domain-containing protein, giving the protein MALEWTDIKKWFDFKQMKADKAEWNKQQARIKAMPADYQIVIGEVQNYFWHFAGGDGMDMMAGIYDLIDFFEEGAANNVPVLDLVGNDVAEFAENALREMQAKRWTDDVKAKINKRVAEKLSKLQ; this is encoded by the coding sequence ATGGCACTAGAATGGACGGACATTAAGAAGTGGTTTGACTTCAAGCAAATGAAGGCCGACAAGGCGGAGTGGAACAAGCAACAAGCGCGCATTAAAGCGATGCCAGCGGATTATCAAATTGTCATCGGCGAAGTGCAAAATTACTTCTGGCATTTTGCAGGTGGTGATGGCATGGACATGATGGCTGGGATTTACGATTTGATCGACTTTTTCGAGGAAGGCGCAGCTAACAATGTGCCGGTGCTTGATTTGGTCGGTAATGATGTTGCGGAATTCGCAGAGAATGCTTTACGTGAGATGCAAGCTAAGCGTTGGACGGATGATGTGAAGGCTAAAATCAATAAGCGTGTTGCTGAAAAGCTCTCAAAGTTGCAATAA
- a CDS encoding PadR family transcriptional regulator, producing the protein MTGITEMLKGVLEGVVLEIINRHETYGYEITKTLQDAGFEDIVEGTVYTILIRLEKKNLVNVAKKKSDVGPMRKFYTLNAAGEAELRNFWERWGFITAQLNKLKEN; encoded by the coding sequence ATGACTGGCATAACAGAAATGCTGAAAGGAGTCCTTGAGGGTGTGGTGCTTGAGATTATCAACCGCCACGAAACATACGGTTACGAAATAACCAAAACCCTTCAAGACGCCGGCTTTGAAGATATTGTTGAAGGCACGGTCTACACGATTTTGATTCGTCTTGAGAAAAAGAATCTCGTGAACGTTGCCAAAAAGAAGTCTGATGTTGGTCCGATGCGTAAGTTTTACACACTGAACGCAGCAGGCGAAGCAGAATTGCGTAATTTCTGGGAACGCTGGGGCTTTATCACAGCGCAGTTGAACAAGTTGAAGGAGAATTAA
- a CDS encoding DUF2075 domain-containing protein: MNKILQEQFFVDNLSAQQEAVISNMNAYIGDGLKQNDHRVAIIQGAAGTGKSVVLMNLVTKYMTDKRYKTALVVNHPELFKAYKDLAVDIPGMRDKDITRPTPLINNAQKRNWKYDVIFVDEAHLLLSKPEPYMHYNGENQLKDLMDLAKVVVVVYDFAQVFQSKMYWDKDLLFKTIGKHPYHQFDMDFQYRMVASQEQVDWMDDLTAEKPLHPFPNNSDFEFKVFDKAGDLYEAIKAKNKEFGQSRVVATSGFPRIDGRHNVEMDTFNLPWDEWDPQRTHWAKREGSITQVGTIYTLQGFDLNYVGMIIGPSFGYDPKTDSVTIIPEKYSHKEIFKKRQDREFTEEEYKAFIANVLNVLIKRGKYGLYLTAYDDALRARLLELQEENK, translated from the coding sequence ATGAATAAGATTTTACAAGAACAATTTTTCGTTGATAATCTATCAGCGCAACAAGAAGCTGTTATTTCTAACATGAACGCCTACATTGGGGATGGTTTGAAGCAAAACGATCACCGTGTGGCTATTATCCAAGGTGCTGCTGGTACTGGTAAGTCAGTTGTTTTGATGAACTTGGTTACTAAGTACATGACTGACAAGCGTTACAAGACTGCATTGGTTGTTAACCACCCTGAGCTATTCAAGGCGTACAAGGATTTGGCCGTTGATATTCCAGGTATGCGCGACAAGGACATTACGCGTCCTACGCCATTGATTAACAACGCGCAAAAGCGTAACTGGAAGTACGATGTTATTTTCGTTGACGAAGCGCACTTGCTGTTGTCAAAGCCAGAACCATACATGCACTACAATGGTGAAAACCAATTGAAGGACTTGATGGATTTGGCCAAGGTTGTGGTCGTGGTTTACGACTTCGCCCAAGTGTTCCAATCAAAGATGTACTGGGACAAGGACTTGCTATTTAAGACGATTGGCAAGCACCCATATCACCAATTCGACATGGACTTCCAATACCGAATGGTAGCTAGTCAAGAACAAGTGGACTGGATGGATGATTTGACGGCTGAAAAGCCATTGCACCCATTCCCAAACAATTCTGATTTTGAATTCAAGGTCTTTGACAAGGCGGGTGATTTGTACGAAGCCATTAAGGCGAAGAACAAGGAATTCGGTCAAAGTCGTGTTGTTGCAACGTCAGGATTCCCACGTATTGACGGACGCCACAATGTTGAAATGGATACATTCAACTTGCCTTGGGACGAATGGGATCCACAACGTACGCACTGGGCAAAGCGTGAGGGTTCAATTACCCAAGTTGGAACGATTTACACGTTGCAAGGTTTCGATTTGAACTACGTGGGGATGATTATCGGTCCTTCATTTGGTTACGATCCTAAGACGGATAGCGTGACGATTATTCCTGAAAAGTATTCTCACAAGGAAATCTTCAAGAAGCGCCAAGACCGTGAGTTCACGGAAGAAGAGTACAAGGCCTTTATTGCCAACGTTTTGAACGTCTTGATCAAGCGTGGTAAGTATGGCTTGTACTTGACGGCATATGATGACGCATTGCGTGCACGTTTGCTTGAATTGCAAGAAGAAAATAAGTAA